The following nucleotide sequence is from Buchnera aphidicola (Schlechtendalia peitan).
AACTTCTTCTTGATAACAAAAAGATACTCCACATTTCGCTATTGGAGTACCAGGATAGCTTACAAACACCCTAATATAAGTATTTTTCTTTTGTTTCTGAAGCAAATTAAAAAAATGATCTTGTGCTGATTTAGATATATTTATCATATTTTGACTCAATTATTTAATGTCTAACAATTTTTGTATCCAAATAATTGTTAACAAACAAATATTCAATATAAAGTTTTAGAAATTTTGTAAACTGTAACACATATTACTTTAATTAGTAGTATAATTTTATTGGTTAAAAAATAAAACATTACTCTAATGTCTAAAAATATTTATATAAACAATAAAGACATTTAAAATATATATAATATTATGAAACAATTTCATTGGAACACCATAGGTACTGGAAAAATACATTTAGTTTTAGTTCATGGATGGGGATTTAACTCAGAAATTTGGAATACATTATTGCCTGAATTAAATACGCATTTTACAATTCATTTAGTAGATTTGCCTGGATTTGGAAATAACCATACGTTTCCACCTATGAACTTAAAAAATACAGCTAAACTACTAGAACAATATATACCTCATAATTCTATATTATTAGGTTGGTCTATGGGAGGACTAATTGTTAGTAAAATTGCTTTATATTATCCGAATAAAATTAAAGGATTTATTAGTGTGGCGTCCTCACCGTGCTTTATAACACGTTTGCACTGGCCGGGTATCGTTACACATACATTGCTTAAGTTTTATTATCAACTTATTATGAACTATAAACAGACTATTACAAATTTTATACATATACAACCAAAAAATTTACAAACACATTACAAAGAAATATGTATTTTAAACAATAATGTTTTATCTCATCCTAAACCTAAATTATCTACACTAAAAAGAGGATTACAAATTCTATGTCATTCAGACTTAAGACAAGAAATGAAGTATATAAAAATACCACTACTTAGAATATACGGATCTTTAGATACACTAGTCCCAAAGAGTATCTCCGAAATTTTAGATAAACAATTACCAAATACTAAATCTATAATAATTCAAAAGTGCGCACACGCTCCATTTATTTCTAACAAATATGAATTTAGTAACATTATATTACAATTTTCAAAATACTTAAACCATTTAAAATAAAAATATCAAGAGACATATTTGTATTTTAAAACATATAAAAACTATAATTATTCATAAATGTAATATAAAAACACAACTATTAATTCAAGAAAATATTTTTTAAAAAGGAATATCTTCATCATCAAATTCTAAATCATTAGCAATAGTATTATTAACAATTTTTTTAGAATCATTTTTTTCTGGATTATTTATCGACAATTTTTTTTCTGCAATATGCGTATTATTTTTTAAATATCCTAATGATGGTGAAGGGTTATTTACATGTCTATTTCCTAACATTTGCATAGTTCCGCCAATACCAACAATAATTTCTGTAACATAACGATCTAATCCATTTTGATCTTGCCATTTTCTAGTTTGTAATGATCCTTCAACATAAACCTGCGATCCTTTTCTCAAATATTCTCCTGCAATCTCTGCTAATTTTTTAAAAAAAACGATTTTATGCCATTCTGTTTTTTCTTTCATTTCTCCAGTATTTTTATCTTTCCAAGTTTCAGATGTAGCTAACGTAATATTAGTAACTGCTACTCCATTTTGCATATACCGAACTTCTGGATCTTGACCTACAAAACCCACAAGAATAACTTTATTTATTCCTCTACTAGCCATGATAACTATCTCAACCTCAAAGAAATTTGTTAATTTTTCACATATAATACAAACTTTAAAAAAATTTGTTAAAATTTATTAAATAATTATAAATTAATAGATTACTAGTATATCATGAATAATCAAGATCGCTGTAAAAATCTAAATACTAATTATTACGTAAAAATTTATTTTAAAAAAATACGTGTATTCAATATATTTTATATTAAAACACATAAATAAAAATATAAACAAACTTTTAAAAAAGCATGCCATATAATTTTATGACAAACATTTATAAATTTTCAGTTGCTCCTATGTTACACTATACTGATCGACACTGTAGATTTTTACATCGTCAATTTACAACACAAACATTGTTATATACTGAAATGATAACCGAAGATTATTTAATAAATTTTAAAAATACTATTCCTAAAGTACATACTTATGAACATCCTATAGCTATTCAAATTGCTGGAAAAAATCCTAAAAAACTTGAAATATGTTCAAGAATAGCTTATTCAAAAGGATATGATGAAATTAATTTAAATGTAGGTTGTCCTTCTAATAGAGTAAAAAAATCGGGATTTGGTATATATTTGGTACAAAATATTCCACTTTTAACAAATATTATTAAAACAATGGTAAATTCTGTTCCAATACCTGTGAGCATAAAAACTAGAATCGGTTTAGATAAGCAAGATGATTATTATTTTTTAAGAAATCTTGTAAAATGTACTTCACAATATGGAATGTGCAATAAATATATTATTCATGCGCGAAAAGCATTATCCAATGGAATTAGCACAAAACATAATAGAACTATACCTCAATTAAATTATAATATGGTATATACGCTAAAAAAAGACTTTCCAAAATTAACTATAATTATTAATGGAAATATCTTATCCATACAAGATGCTAAAATTCATTTAAAACATGTTGATGGAGTAATGATTGGACGATCTATATATAATAATCCTTCCATATTATCGCATGTAGATACAGAAATGTTTGGGCTTAAAAAAAAATGCATAAAAACACTTATAAGAAATATGTATCCTTATATTGAACATGAATTACACATGGGTACATCTTTTCAACATATTTCAAGACACATGTTTGGATTATTTTATGGCATTCCTGGTTGCAAAATGTGGAAAAAATACTTAAGTGATAACATATATAAAAAAAATTCCGATATAACAATACTAGAAAACGCACTGAAATTTGTGACTTAAAATATAAATACATATAATTTACTACTTATAATTTTACAAAAAAAAATTCATATACATTCCATTATTCATTATATTTATTAAAATCCAATAAAGTTACTAAAATTTTATTTAAAAGACACAAACATTTAATTGAAAAATAGAATTATTGCAAGTAAATGTCTTATCTCATAACAACAACATAATTTATAATTATAATAGTTGAATTTTGGTGTTACATTAAAAATGTCAAAAAAAAAAATATTTAATGATCAAGTTAAAGACGTTATGCTCCCTCATTCACTAGAAGCTGAACAATCTATATTAGGTGGCTTAATGTTAGATAACGAACAATGGGATTGC
It contains:
- the bioH gene encoding pimeloyl-ACP methyl ester esterase BioH, with amino-acid sequence MKQFHWNTIGTGKIHLVLVHGWGFNSEIWNTLLPELNTHFTIHLVDLPGFGNNHTFPPMNLKNTAKLLEQYIPHNSILLGWSMGGLIVSKIALYYPNKIKGFISVASSPCFITRLHWPGIVTHTLLKFYYQLIMNYKQTITNFIHIQPKNLQTHYKEICILNNNVLSHPKPKLSTLKRGLQILCHSDLRQEMKYIKIPLLRIYGSLDTLVPKSISEILDKQLPNTKSIIIQKCAHAPFISNKYEFSNIILQFSKYLNHLK
- the ssb gene encoding single-stranded DNA-binding protein, yielding MASRGINKVILVGFVGQDPEVRYMQNGVAVTNITLATSETWKDKNTGEMKEKTEWHKIVFFKKLAEIAGEYLRKGSQVYVEGSLQTRKWQDQNGLDRYVTEIIVGIGGTMQMLGNRHVNNPSPSLGYLKNNTHIAEKKLSINNPEKNDSKKIVNNTIANDLEFDDEDIPF
- the dusA gene encoding tRNA dihydrouridine(20/20a) synthase DusA, giving the protein MTNIYKFSVAPMLHYTDRHCRFLHRQFTTQTLLYTEMITEDYLINFKNTIPKVHTYEHPIAIQIAGKNPKKLEICSRIAYSKGYDEINLNVGCPSNRVKKSGFGIYLVQNIPLLTNIIKTMVNSVPIPVSIKTRIGLDKQDDYYFLRNLVKCTSQYGMCNKYIIHARKALSNGISTKHNRTIPQLNYNMVYTLKKDFPKLTIIINGNILSIQDAKIHLKHVDGVMIGRSIYNNPSILSHVDTEMFGLKKKCIKTLIRNMYPYIEHELHMGTSFQHISRHMFGLFYGIPGCKMWKKYLSDNIYKKNSDITILENALKFVT